A genomic window from Sphingobacterium spiritivorum includes:
- a CDS encoding MgtC/SapB family protein, whose translation MNTLDFTIRLALSLLLGASIGFERQWRQKSAGLRTNTLVSLGSTAFILLSISIGGDATGRVASYIISGIGFLGAGVIMKDGMSVQGLNTAATIWCSAAIGSLVGVGLYEEAIILSFFVVLIHLLMRPLGQRIGQSHYIKSAVIQTDYRFSIICRAEVENHIRILLLQQLGNHEKLLLKSLSSDDYEDPQKAIITAEIHAASQQDSFMERVASLLTIEEKVMKVSWEIIGTQSDL comes from the coding sequence ATGAACACACTCGATTTTACTATTCGTCTGGCCCTATCTCTGTTATTGGGAGCTTCCATAGGTTTTGAACGTCAATGGAGACAGAAGAGCGCCGGTCTCCGTACCAACACACTAGTTTCTTTGGGTTCAACTGCTTTTATATTGTTGTCTATCAGTATTGGAGGAGATGCTACCGGAAGAGTCGCTTCATATATTATCAGCGGAATTGGTTTTCTCGGCGCCGGAGTAATTATGAAAGACGGGATGAGTGTACAGGGGCTTAATACCGCTGCTACCATCTGGTGTTCTGCTGCAATTGGCTCGCTTGTGGGCGTCGGATTATATGAAGAAGCTATTATTCTCAGTTTTTTTGTTGTATTGATCCATCTGCTTATGCGTCCGCTTGGTCAACGCATCGGACAATCTCATTATATCAAATCTGCCGTAATTCAGACAGATTACCGGTTTTCGATTATCTGCAGAGCAGAAGTAGAGAATCATATCCGTATCCTTCTGCTTCAGCAACTGGGCAATCATGAGAAGCTACTGCTTAAATCATTGAGCAGTGATGATTATGAAGATCCACAGAAGGCTATTATTACAGCGGAGATACATGCAGCATCTCAGCAAGACAGCTTTATGGAACGTGTCGCCAGTCTGTTGACGATTGAAGAAAAAGTAATGAAAGTGAGTTGGGAGATTATAGGTACGCAAAGTGATTTATAG
- the mgtA gene encoding magnesium-translocating P-type ATPase, with amino-acid sequence MKNNTTTLHKKSKEMLSRSGMNDGTTIKLQNIAMQEDQFIYAMLESSAEGITSATAKDRIQRFGKNVIQHDRAPSWLKQLIQAFANPFILILLVIALISFVLDIWMALPEERDYKTVIVVFTMMIISALMRFVQEFRSNRAAEQLKSMVKTTSTVLRRYNGKQELLIEELVPGDVIFLSAGDMIPADCRILHCKDLFVSESMLTGEALPVEKNWLSVPHADQCSPIEISNICFMGTNVISGSASAIVVATGSSTYFGTISKTIVGERPETAFDKGVNKVSFLLIRFMLVMVPVILLINGLLKDDWMNALLFAVAVAVGLTPEMLPMIVTANLAKGALNMSKRKVIVKRLNAIQNIGAMDVLCTDKTGTLTMDKIVLEKHLNVYGAEDDEVLKWAYLNSYHQMGLKNLLDKAVLEHVELHDYLKVEEHYVKIDEIPFDFQRRRMSVVLKNANGCHLLICKGAVEEMLSLCTHTFDPGEDRSIHTEQDNIVQMNDTMRDQVMRTARKLNEEGLRVLLVAIREFEGNHPLTYAVEDENKLILTGFIGFLDPAKPSAAPSIKGLQELGIAIKVLTGDNDIVTRKICRDVGIPIRNIMLGDELDMLSAEELKTQVDDISVFAKLSPLQKVRVVQALREKGHTVGFMGDGINDAAALKESDVGISVDTAVDIAKESADIILLEKDLTILRKGVIYGRRTFGNIVKYIKMTASSNFGNMFSMLGASAFLPFLPMLPVQLLVQNLLYDVSQVTIPWDSMDKDFLAEPKKWDARGLQRFMLCIGPISSVFDFITFAVMFYVFKANSPEHQSLFQSGWFVEGLLSQTLIIHMIRTRKVPFIQSWATAPVVAMTSLIIVTGMLIPFLPVASALGMQPLPWTYFPWLIGILFSYCLLTQVVKRWYIRRFQEWL; translated from the coding sequence ATGAAAAACAATACTACAACCCTGCATAAAAAATCGAAAGAAATGTTGAGCAGATCAGGAATGAATGATGGGACAACTATCAAACTGCAGAATATCGCCATGCAGGAAGACCAGTTTATCTATGCTATGCTGGAGAGTTCTGCCGAAGGCATCACGTCCGCTACAGCAAAGGACAGGATACAGCGGTTTGGGAAAAATGTCATACAGCATGATCGTGCACCTTCCTGGTTAAAACAGCTTATACAAGCTTTTGCTAACCCGTTTATATTGATTTTACTTGTGATTGCTCTGATATCTTTTGTGTTGGATATATGGATGGCATTACCTGAGGAACGCGATTACAAGACTGTAATAGTAGTATTCACGATGATGATAATCAGTGCATTGATGCGATTTGTGCAGGAGTTCAGAAGTAATAGGGCTGCAGAACAACTCAAAAGTATGGTAAAGACCACGTCAACTGTGTTGCGTAGATATAACGGCAAGCAGGAACTGCTTATTGAAGAATTAGTTCCGGGAGATGTTATTTTTCTGTCCGCCGGCGATATGATTCCAGCCGATTGCAGAATATTGCATTGCAAAGACCTCTTTGTGAGTGAATCCATGCTCACAGGAGAAGCGCTTCCTGTAGAAAAGAACTGGTTATCGGTTCCACATGCCGATCAGTGTTCTCCCATCGAAATTTCCAATATCTGTTTTATGGGAACTAATGTGATCAGTGGCTCGGCATCCGCAATTGTAGTAGCAACAGGTAGTTCCACTTACTTCGGGACTATCAGCAAAACAATTGTGGGCGAACGTCCGGAGACAGCTTTTGATAAAGGAGTCAATAAGGTAAGCTTCCTCCTTATCCGGTTTATGCTTGTTATGGTTCCGGTTATTTTGCTCATCAATGGTCTGCTCAAAGATGACTGGATGAATGCCTTACTGTTTGCGGTGGCAGTGGCTGTGGGACTTACTCCCGAAATGCTACCGATGATCGTAACTGCTAATCTGGCCAAAGGAGCACTGAACATGAGCAAACGTAAAGTGATCGTAAAAAGATTGAATGCTATACAGAATATAGGTGCAATGGATGTACTGTGTACAGATAAGACCGGTACGCTTACGATGGATAAGATCGTATTGGAAAAACATCTTAATGTATACGGAGCCGAAGATGATGAAGTATTGAAATGGGCTTATCTGAATAGCTATCATCAGATGGGGTTGAAAAATCTGCTTGATAAAGCAGTGTTAGAACATGTAGAATTACATGATTATCTCAAGGTTGAAGAACATTACGTAAAGATTGATGAAATCCCGTTTGATTTTCAGCGGCGAAGAATGTCGGTTGTCCTGAAAAATGCAAACGGCTGCCACTTGCTGATCTGCAAAGGAGCCGTAGAGGAAATGCTCAGCCTCTGTACACATACATTCGATCCGGGGGAGGATCGCAGTATTCATACCGAGCAGGATAATATTGTGCAGATGAACGACACAATGCGCGATCAGGTAATGCGTACAGCACGGAAGCTCAATGAAGAGGGATTGAGGGTGTTGCTGGTTGCCATACGCGAATTTGAAGGCAACCATCCGCTTACTTATGCTGTTGAAGATGAGAACAAACTTATACTGACCGGTTTTATAGGTTTTCTGGATCCGGCCAAACCTTCCGCAGCACCAAGTATAAAAGGTTTACAAGAATTGGGGATAGCTATAAAAGTGCTGACCGGAGACAATGATATCGTGACCCGTAAAATATGTCGGGATGTTGGAATTCCGATCCGTAACATCATGCTGGGTGATGAACTCGATATGCTGTCTGCAGAAGAATTGAAAACACAGGTAGACGATATCTCTGTATTTGCCAAACTCAGTCCCCTGCAAAAAGTAAGAGTCGTGCAGGCGCTGCGTGAGAAGGGACACACCGTAGGTTTTATGGGAGATGGAATCAATGATGCGGCCGCTCTCAAAGAATCCGATGTCGGCATCAGCGTTGATACTGCAGTGGATATTGCCAAAGAAAGCGCTGATATTATTTTATTGGAAAAAGATCTCACCATATTGAGAAAGGGCGTCATTTACGGCAGAAGAACTTTTGGCAACATAGTCAAATATATCAAAATGACCGCAAGCAGTAATTTCGGTAACATGTTTAGTATGCTGGGAGCCAGTGCATTTCTGCCTTTTCTACCTATGCTTCCCGTCCAGCTCCTGGTTCAGAATCTGTTATACGATGTCTCTCAAGTGACCATTCCCTGGGATAGTATGGATAAAGATTTTCTGGCTGAACCAAAGAAATGGGATGCACGAGGCTTGCAACGCTTTATGTTATGTATAGGGCCTATCAGTTCTGTATTTGATTTTATAACGTTTGCCGTTATGTTTTATGTATTCAAAGCTAACAGTCCTGAGCATCAATCTTTGTTTCAGAGCGGTTGGTTTGTAGAAGGGCTATTGTCGCAAACCCTGATTATCCATATGATTCGTACACGTAAAGTACCGTTTATACAAAGCTGGGCTACAGCTCCCGTTGTAGCTATGA